A genomic segment from Actinomyces lilanjuaniae encodes:
- a CDS encoding lipopolysaccharide biosynthesis protein yields MGTLWRFLRNSGIFVLGTVLSKLIAFIMLPLYTAVVPPADFGYYDLSITYLTVICEGLFLNIWVVILRQMYKSRKEEVRALQAGSLVFLGSTAAYILLLVATTLLLDIRYIGLIALLGIVQNIEYVYKHACRGMRRNWDYAISGVIASLVMMAMNVLLLVGLSWDFRALYVSTIVAFLCEIAYIELRAGVLRKMLTSDWGWAVVPSARSMLVLAVPVGLNALVYWTINSMNRAVVGAVLDLSQNGLFAIAMRFGSVMMLVIMAMTYAWQDLAFERSRAHSEFFGRATAVYGTALFLGLALLVPAMKIVFPLVTDPQYSQAMTVVPFALAVSTLSGYSNFMVNIFYAIEKNRETLWAIGIAGAVNMVCVVPMVQLGGLVGACLSTVVGYSSGIAYMLYRLRREIGMRVDYRGPSAAIGVVLTSMLVFQLGGTYANVLMGVVVLAACGYALVRMTRNERDGRRTSL; encoded by the coding sequence ATGGGGACGCTATGGCGGTTCCTGAGGAACTCAGGAATCTTTGTACTGGGAACAGTCCTGTCAAAGCTGATCGCCTTCATCATGCTCCCGCTGTACACGGCGGTCGTCCCTCCCGCCGACTTCGGCTACTACGATCTCAGCATCACCTACCTGACCGTTATATGTGAAGGGCTCTTCCTGAACATATGGGTGGTCATCCTGAGACAGATGTACAAGAGCAGGAAGGAGGAGGTCCGGGCGCTGCAGGCGGGGTCGCTTGTATTCCTCGGCTCGACAGCCGCCTATATACTGCTTCTTGTCGCCACGACGCTGCTGCTCGACATCAGGTACATCGGCCTGATCGCACTCCTTGGCATCGTCCAGAACATCGAGTACGTGTACAAGCACGCCTGCCGCGGTATGAGGCGCAACTGGGACTACGCCATCTCCGGGGTGATCGCCTCCCTAGTCATGATGGCCATGAACGTCCTTCTTCTGGTCGGTCTCTCCTGGGACTTCCGAGCCCTCTACGTGTCCACGATCGTCGCCTTTTTGTGCGAGATCGCCTATATCGAACTCCGCGCGGGGGTCCTGAGAAAGATGCTGACCAGCGACTGGGGGTGGGCAGTGGTGCCCTCAGCCAGGTCCATGCTGGTCCTGGCCGTACCGGTTGGGCTCAACGCCCTCGTCTACTGGACCATCAACTCCATGAACCGTGCCGTGGTTGGCGCGGTCCTTGACCTGTCCCAGAACGGCCTGTTCGCCATTGCCATGCGCTTCGGCTCAGTCATGATGCTCGTCATCATGGCCATGACCTACGCCTGGCAGGACCTCGCCTTTGAGAGGTCGCGGGCACATAGCGAGTTCTTCGGGCGCGCCACGGCTGTCTACGGAACGGCGCTGTTCCTAGGCCTGGCCCTGCTTGTCCCTGCTATGAAGATCGTGTTCCCGCTGGTCACTGACCCCCAGTACTCGCAGGCGATGACGGTCGTCCCGTTTGCTCTCGCTGTGTCAACGCTCAGCGGGTACTCCAACTTCATGGTGAACATCTTCTACGCGATCGAGAAGAACAGGGAGACCCTGTGGGCCATCGGGATCGCGGGGGCGGTCAACATGGTGTGTGTCGTACCCATGGTCCAGTTGGGAGGCCTCGTCGGTGCCTGCCTGTCCACCGTTGTCGGCTACAGCTCAGGTATCGCCTACATGCTCTACCGTCTTCGCAGAGAGATCGGCATGCGAGTGGACTACCGGGGACCTTCTGCCGCCATTGGCGTGGTCTTAACCTCCATGCTGGTCTTCCAGCTCGGCGGCACCTATGCCAATGTCCTTATGGGCGTCGTCGTCCTGGCCGCCTGCGGGTACGCCCTGGTGCGCATGACCCGCAACGAGCGAGATGGACGGAGAACAAGTCTGTGA
- a CDS encoding nucleoside-diphosphate sugar epimerase/dehydratase, whose translation MRISNRQAVIAPTTDTLGWIVSGLMVHGLNTTPAALPTVAIIVFLLTAAATNLLLGRLVLLTYRRRFRTASFEEATALACQYAVATLAGALAVTMWSAATNQTVSVLAIVAIPWASLAIALLARFTVRVSRTYARAQAYQRAAHNRDRVIILGAGEVGGQIVRLTKNDAASPFVPVGLVDDDTTKKYLRLHGVPVLGTIDSLVSCCQQKDVRTVIIAIADLPTERLKQVTQECARNGIKTMTIVPVREIARRRIQFSDIKDIDLTDVLGRREVHIDLSRISDYVAGRSVLVTGAGGSIGSEIARQLHRIGPRDLVLLDRDESALHTIQLDIYNKGLLDTRDIVLCDIRDKEALRQVFQEHRPEVVFHAAALKHLPLLEQYPDEGWKTNVLGTKNVLELSEETAVTTLVNISTDKAADPTSVLGRTKHVAEQMTTSIALENGLRFVSVRFGNVLGSRGSMLWTFKHQIDSGGPVTVTDPRVERYFMTIPEACQLVLHAGAIGRPGDTMVLDMGEPVRILDVAQRLIAQSGNDVEVEFTGLRPGEKLSEDLIATDEDGIRPFHPLISHVRVEPVAPHRLDTVREWAYGAAADARHVEKDAKDITAAQQEEQAQPVAMSHEAVSH comes from the coding sequence ATGAGGATCAGCAACAGGCAGGCCGTCATCGCCCCGACGACCGACACACTGGGCTGGATCGTGTCGGGGCTCATGGTGCACGGCCTCAATACCACCCCAGCAGCCCTCCCTACCGTCGCCATCATCGTGTTCCTGCTCACCGCAGCGGCAACAAACCTGCTGCTGGGGAGACTGGTCCTGCTCACCTACCGGAGGCGGTTCCGCACCGCCTCCTTCGAGGAGGCCACCGCGCTTGCCTGCCAGTACGCCGTCGCCACGCTGGCAGGCGCACTAGCCGTCACCATGTGGTCAGCCGCCACCAACCAGACAGTCTCTGTGCTCGCCATCGTGGCGATCCCCTGGGCCAGCCTGGCTATCGCCCTGCTGGCACGCTTCACCGTGCGGGTGAGCCGTACCTACGCCAGGGCACAGGCCTACCAGCGCGCCGCGCACAACCGGGACCGGGTCATCATCCTGGGAGCCGGGGAGGTCGGCGGGCAGATCGTCCGCCTGACCAAGAACGACGCCGCATCCCCCTTCGTCCCTGTCGGTCTGGTCGACGACGACACGACGAAGAAGTACCTGCGTCTGCACGGCGTGCCTGTCCTGGGCACCATCGACTCGCTGGTCTCCTGCTGCCAGCAGAAGGACGTACGCACCGTGATCATCGCGATCGCCGACCTTCCCACTGAGCGGCTCAAGCAGGTCACGCAGGAGTGCGCCCGCAACGGGATCAAGACGATGACCATCGTGCCGGTGCGCGAGATCGCCCGACGCCGGATCCAGTTCTCAGACATCAAGGACATCGACCTGACCGACGTGCTGGGCAGGCGCGAGGTCCACATCGACCTGTCAAGGATCAGCGACTACGTCGCGGGCAGGTCGGTGCTGGTCACCGGCGCAGGGGGGTCGATCGGGTCCGAGATCGCCCGCCAGCTGCACCGTATCGGCCCACGGGACCTTGTGCTGCTCGACCGTGACGAGTCCGCTCTCCACACGATCCAGCTGGACATCTACAACAAGGGCCTGCTGGACACGCGGGACATCGTCCTGTGCGACATCCGTGACAAGGAGGCCCTGCGCCAGGTGTTCCAGGAGCACCGTCCCGAGGTGGTCTTCCACGCCGCGGCCCTCAAGCACCTGCCGCTGCTGGAGCAGTACCCTGACGAGGGGTGGAAGACCAACGTGCTTGGCACGAAGAACGTCCTGGAGCTCTCCGAGGAGACAGCCGTGACGACCCTGGTCAACATCTCCACTGACAAGGCGGCCGACCCAACCTCGGTCCTGGGGCGCACGAAGCACGTCGCCGAGCAGATGACCACCTCTATCGCCCTGGAGAACGGGCTGCGCTTCGTCTCGGTCCGGTTCGGCAACGTCCTGGGCTCACGCGGCTCGATGCTGTGGACCTTCAAGCACCAGATCGACAGCGGCGGCCCCGTCACGGTGACCGACCCGCGGGTGGAGAGGTACTTCATGACTATCCCCGAGGCGTGCCAGCTGGTCCTCCACGCCGGAGCCATCGGCCGCCCTGGGGACACGATGGTCCTGGACATGGGGGAGCCCGTCCGGATCCTTGACGTCGCCCAGAGGCTCATCGCCCAGTCGGGCAACGACGTGGAGGTCGAGTTCACCGGCCTGCGACCGGGCGAGAAGCTGTCTGAGGACCTCATCGCCACCGACGAGGACGGCATCCGCCCCTTCCACCCTCTTATCAGCCACGTACGGGTGGAGCCGGTCGCCCCGCACAGGCTCGACACAGTCCGGGAGTGGGCCTACGGCGCTGCGGCCGACGCCAGGCACGTCGAGAAGGACGCCAAGGACATCACCGCCGCACAGCAGGAGGAGCAGGCCCAGCCTGTCGCCATGTCGCACGAGGCAGTCTCGCACTAA
- a CDS encoding DegT/DnrJ/EryC1/StrS family aminotransferase: protein MIPFSPPTLTEDDIEAVVSVLRSGWITTGPVGREFEAALTAYTGCAGTVTLSSATAALELALRLCDVGPGDEVIVPAYTYTATAAVVHHVGASIVVVDTEPGSCTPSPERVLAAVSPRTKAVITVDLAGVPFDTRPLAEALTGQGSRAGGLQQRLDRPVLIADAAHSLGARLDHAAVGEVADLTAFSFHAVKNLTTAEGGALQWRTGLPADHDDIERSLRLLSLHGQSKDALAKTTGTSWEYDIEVLGWKANMPDVLAALGLSQLARYDSIVERRLEMVSLYQEGLSDTGITLLPHQQPGLRSSAHLAIATLPVPGVEERNAFIDQMRHCGVATNVHYKPLPMLTAYKRLGLDISRYPHAASFYATEVTLPLHMALTDDDIARVCHAARTALPGSR from the coding sequence ATGATCCCATTCTCCCCACCTACCCTGACCGAGGACGACATTGAGGCTGTCGTCTCGGTACTGCGCTCCGGCTGGATCACGACAGGCCCCGTCGGGCGCGAGTTCGAGGCCGCCCTGACGGCCTACACCGGCTGCGCAGGCACCGTGACCCTCAGCTCGGCGACGGCCGCTCTCGAGCTGGCCCTGAGACTGTGCGACGTCGGCCCCGGCGACGAGGTTATCGTCCCCGCCTACACCTACACAGCCACCGCCGCCGTGGTCCACCACGTGGGTGCGTCCATCGTCGTGGTGGACACCGAGCCAGGCTCCTGCACCCCCTCGCCCGAGCGAGTTCTCGCTGCTGTATCACCCAGGACCAAGGCCGTCATCACCGTCGACCTGGCCGGTGTCCCTTTCGACACCAGGCCCCTGGCTGAAGCCCTCACCGGGCAGGGCAGCCGTGCCGGGGGCCTGCAGCAGCGGCTGGATCGTCCAGTCCTCATTGCCGACGCCGCCCACTCCCTGGGAGCGCGCCTGGACCACGCTGCCGTGGGCGAGGTGGCAGATCTTACTGCCTTTTCCTTTCACGCCGTCAAGAACCTGACCACCGCCGAGGGCGGGGCGCTGCAGTGGCGCACCGGGCTGCCCGCCGACCACGACGACATCGAGCGCTCGCTGCGCCTGCTGTCCCTTCACGGTCAGTCCAAGGACGCACTAGCCAAGACCACGGGGACGTCGTGGGAGTACGACATCGAGGTCCTGGGCTGGAAGGCCAACATGCCCGACGTCCTGGCCGCGCTGGGGCTGTCCCAGCTGGCACGCTATGACAGTATTGTCGAACGTCGGCTGGAGATGGTGTCGCTGTACCAGGAAGGGCTCAGCGACACCGGTATCACCCTGCTCCCCCACCAGCAGCCCGGACTGCGATCCAGCGCTCACCTTGCGATCGCTACGCTTCCCGTGCCTGGCGTCGAGGAGCGCAACGCCTTCATCGACCAGATGCGGCACTGTGGTGTCGCGACAAACGTCCACTACAAGCCACTGCCCATGCTGACTGCCTACAAGAGGCTCGGCCTCGACATCAGCCGGTACCCGCACGCGGCCTCCTTCTACGCCACGGAGGTGACCCTGCCCCTGCACATGGCACTGACCGACGACGACATCGCCCGGGTGTGCCACGCAGCACGTACGGCACTGCCAGGATCACGATGA
- a CDS encoding branched-chain amino acid aminotransferase codes for MTETAGSAYDRPSTPLEHAAAAPVPDADSLAGRFVLNRSASPASAAERAQALQDLHFGSAFTDHMVHARWTRAAGWQDHAVIPYAPVTLSPAAAVLHYAQEVFEGIKAYRHADGTVWTFRPRYNAVRMNASARRMALPELPEEDFIASLVDLVRVEHLWVPEGAGESLYLRPFAFASEPFLGVRASEVVDYYVIASPAGSYFPHGLEPLSIWVTTGYHRAGRGGTGAAKTGGNYASSLLPQQEAYSQGCDQVCFLDDVTRSSVEELGGMNIMVVNADGTVRTPRLTGTILEGSTRSAIMTLLREEGRPVVEETITLAGLLEDIRDGQVSEVFACGTAAVVVPIGRLAGEDFEVTIAGSQVSRQVYERLTGIQYGTREDTHGWMYRLV; via the coding sequence ATGACCGAGACTGCTGGCTCCGCCTACGACCGTCCGTCCACGCCTCTGGAGCATGCTGCGGCCGCCCCGGTGCCAGATGCTGACTCCCTGGCGGGTCGTTTCGTGCTGAATCGTAGTGCCAGTCCTGCCTCGGCTGCCGAGCGGGCGCAGGCGCTTCAGGACCTGCACTTCGGCTCGGCCTTTACGGACCACATGGTGCACGCCCGGTGGACTCGTGCGGCTGGGTGGCAGGACCACGCGGTCATCCCCTACGCTCCTGTGACCCTCTCCCCGGCGGCGGCGGTCTTGCACTATGCCCAGGAGGTTTTTGAAGGTATCAAGGCTTACCGCCATGCCGACGGGACGGTGTGGACGTTTCGGCCCCGGTACAACGCGGTACGCATGAACGCCTCGGCACGCCGCATGGCCCTTCCTGAGCTACCCGAGGAGGACTTCATCGCCTCCTTGGTGGACCTGGTCCGCGTGGAGCACCTCTGGGTCCCTGAGGGCGCTGGGGAGTCCTTGTACCTGCGCCCCTTTGCTTTTGCCTCCGAGCCCTTCCTGGGAGTACGGGCCTCCGAGGTGGTGGACTACTACGTCATCGCTTCTCCGGCGGGCAGCTACTTCCCGCACGGGCTGGAACCGCTCAGCATCTGGGTCACGACGGGGTACCACCGGGCGGGACGGGGTGGAACCGGGGCGGCCAAGACGGGAGGGAACTACGCGTCCTCGCTGCTGCCCCAGCAGGAGGCCTACTCCCAGGGCTGCGACCAGGTCTGCTTCCTTGACGACGTGACCCGGAGCAGCGTCGAGGAGCTGGGGGGCATGAACATCATGGTCGTCAATGCTGACGGCACAGTACGTACTCCGCGACTTACCGGCACCATCCTTGAAGGCTCGACCCGATCGGCTATCATGACGCTGCTTCGGGAGGAGGGGCGCCCCGTAGTCGAGGAGACCATCACCCTGGCCGGGCTGCTGGAGGACATCCGTGACGGGCAGGTGTCGGAGGTCTTTGCCTGCGGAACGGCTGCGGTAGTAGTGCCGATCGGTCGGCTGGCAGGTGAGGACTTCGAGGTCACGATTGCCGGGAGTCAGGTGTCGCGGCAGGTATACGAGCGCCTGACGGGAATCCAGTACGGCACACGCGAGGACACTCATGGCTGGATGTACCGGCTGGTCTGA
- a CDS encoding glycosyltransferase: protein MTENAGGKEAFILSAFRLLKDSYSFTFLVDRDDVAHQEELLALGARIARVPARRQHPIGYVRAVSRLVRTGGFHAVWLHQTVISSIEPLVAARAVGVPVRVLHSHSSANMSGRVSGILHHLQRPLTGLYANRRYACSAEAAQWLFGDTAWTFVPNIFDPDPFSFDADRRARVRRQLGLHPQERAVVHVARLGPAKNHAFDLRIMEELRAMGVRAQLLLCGDGPYRENLAADVQRMSLDHMVTFLGPRKDVPDLLQAADVMILPSTFEGLPYTALEAQAAGLPLLLSQAVSTSAQVGGQVTVLDLARGPAPWAQAIAAVDPGASPRRPNAVKGSPFDAGTALPRFQELLAADTPKES from the coding sequence ATGACCGAGAACGCCGGAGGCAAGGAGGCGTTTATCCTCTCCGCGTTCCGCCTGCTCAAGGACAGCTACAGCTTTACCTTCCTGGTGGACCGTGACGACGTGGCACACCAGGAGGAGCTCCTGGCGCTCGGCGCCAGGATAGCCAGGGTCCCCGCAAGGCGGCAGCACCCCATAGGCTACGTGCGCGCAGTATCCCGGCTGGTGCGCACAGGAGGCTTTCACGCCGTGTGGCTCCACCAGACGGTTATCAGCAGTATCGAGCCTCTTGTCGCCGCCAGGGCAGTCGGAGTACCAGTGCGAGTACTTCACTCCCACTCGTCGGCAAATATGTCGGGGAGGGTGTCAGGTATACTTCACCACCTCCAGCGCCCACTCACCGGTCTGTACGCAAATCGCCGCTACGCCTGCTCGGCGGAGGCGGCACAGTGGCTCTTCGGCGACACGGCGTGGACGTTCGTTCCCAACATCTTCGACCCAGACCCCTTCTCCTTCGACGCGGACCGGCGTGCCCGCGTGCGCAGGCAACTGGGGCTGCACCCTCAGGAGAGAGCCGTTGTCCACGTCGCACGACTGGGGCCGGCAAAGAACCACGCCTTCGACCTTCGCATTATGGAGGAGCTACGAGCCATGGGGGTACGCGCCCAGCTGCTCCTGTGCGGTGACGGGCCCTACCGTGAGAACCTCGCTGCTGACGTCCAGAGGATGTCCCTCGACCACATGGTCACTTTTCTAGGCCCCCGCAAGGACGTACCTGACCTCCTGCAGGCTGCGGACGTCATGATTCTTCCCTCGACCTTTGAGGGCCTGCCCTACACAGCGCTTGAGGCCCAGGCGGCCGGGCTGCCGCTGCTCCTGTCACAAGCAGTCAGCACCAGCGCACAGGTCGGCGGACAGGTCACGGTACTGGACCTGGCAAGGGGGCCTGCGCCGTGGGCTCAGGCTATCGCAGCCGTGGATCCCGGCGCGTCACCCAGGCGACCAAATGCCGTCAAGGGCTCACCGTTCGACGCCGGAACCGCACTTCCCCGGTTTCAGGAGCTTCTCGCAGCAGATACACCGAAGGAGTCGTGA
- a CDS encoding O-antigen polysaccharide polymerase Wzy family protein: MPRSTYGTARITMSLLAPRSSLVPRSTTAAPSASRQAPPGQRALRVLTANLALTFMILWGQCDWRWGGLLFLWLNLLLYSLSPRRRSVFFSGFLVSFFLLLLSQATLERVFHYSSSRAEPAALPTTVTILLVGLAASAAGYFLAGLPGMPRYVAAARSSSQRGRAAVIRARSWAAQALHDRAHVRSASLAVIVLSFPISTFWLVSTIARTGISGYLSLYTTDYIDQNSGILNLLGEYSSDFAFIAYLIYLATMPSRNEMILPTSLLAVIKSLYLMVGVRREFTVFAIIVVCYVVLRNRIDPGKGWFTRRTALTASLSAAALMLLFTAMESLRGNGSSSSIVEFLYNQGVSVRVIDNVVVFGDRLPEQFYLAYFAHYGLVGRLLGLPSLQGNSFERAEIGGSLSHSLSRIALGDHAYLTGVSTGTSYLAEGYVQYGMAGVLGLALVVGAVLRYVDGLASTSYISNSLRMLMLPSLIWLPRGPAADFIGVLVAPTTIMALATIVGVVWISRGMETLRSRRQIGYRPRRRLLRQRGRTA, translated from the coding sequence GTGCCACGCAGCACGTACGGCACTGCCAGGATCACGATGAGCCTGCTCGCGCCTAGGTCCTCCCTGGTACCACGCAGCACCACCGCAGCTCCGTCAGCCAGTAGGCAGGCGCCCCCGGGCCAGCGGGCGCTCAGGGTCCTGACCGCGAACCTGGCCCTGACCTTTATGATCTTGTGGGGGCAGTGCGACTGGCGGTGGGGCGGCCTGCTGTTCCTGTGGCTCAACCTGCTCTTGTACAGCCTGAGCCCTCGACGGCGCTCCGTGTTCTTCAGCGGGTTCCTTGTCTCCTTCTTCCTGCTGCTTCTCAGCCAGGCGACCTTGGAGCGAGTCTTTCACTACTCCTCCTCGCGCGCCGAGCCCGCCGCGCTTCCGACGACCGTCACTATTCTTCTGGTTGGTCTGGCAGCATCCGCAGCAGGGTACTTCCTTGCCGGCCTCCCCGGGATGCCACGCTACGTCGCCGCCGCACGCAGCAGCAGCCAGCGCGGCAGGGCAGCCGTCATACGTGCCCGGTCGTGGGCTGCCCAGGCGCTGCACGACCGGGCACACGTCAGGTCCGCCTCCTTGGCCGTCATTGTCCTCAGCTTTCCGATCAGCACGTTCTGGCTGGTCTCCACGATCGCCAGGACCGGCATCTCGGGGTACCTCAGCCTCTACACCACCGACTACATCGACCAGAACTCGGGGATCCTCAACCTGCTCGGGGAGTACTCCTCCGACTTCGCGTTTATCGCCTACCTCATCTACCTGGCCACGATGCCGTCGCGCAACGAGATGATCCTGCCCACGTCCCTGCTGGCCGTCATCAAGAGCCTGTACCTCATGGTGGGTGTGCGCCGGGAGTTCACCGTGTTCGCAATCATCGTCGTGTGCTACGTCGTTCTGCGCAACCGGATAGACCCGGGTAAGGGATGGTTTACCCGGCGCACGGCCCTGACCGCTTCCCTGAGCGCCGCGGCCCTGATGCTCCTGTTCACGGCTATGGAGAGCCTCCGTGGCAACGGCAGCTCCTCTTCCATCGTGGAGTTCCTCTACAACCAGGGGGTCTCCGTGCGGGTCATCGACAACGTCGTGGTGTTCGGCGACCGCCTCCCCGAGCAGTTCTACCTGGCCTACTTCGCCCACTACGGCCTGGTCGGACGTCTCCTCGGCCTACCCTCCCTGCAAGGAAACTCCTTCGAGCGGGCAGAGATAGGAGGGTCGCTGTCGCACTCACTGTCCCGCATCGCCCTGGGCGACCATGCCTACCTGACCGGGGTGAGCACCGGGACGTCCTACCTTGCCGAGGGCTACGTCCAGTACGGGATGGCTGGCGTCCTCGGCCTCGCCCTCGTCGTCGGTGCCGTGCTGCGCTACGTCGACGGGCTGGCCAGCACCTCCTACATCTCCAACTCCCTGCGCATGCTCATGCTTCCGTCACTGATATGGCTGCCCCGCGGCCCGGCCGCTGACTTCATCGGCGTCCTGGTGGCCCCGACCACGATCATGGCGCTGGCCACCATAGTCGGGGTCGTGTGGATATCCCGCGGCATGGAGACCCTCAGAAGCAGGAGACAGATCGGCTACCGGCCCCGCAGGCGGCTCCTCAGGCAACGTGGCAGGACAGCGTAG
- a CDS encoding 3-isopropylmalate dehydrogenase — translation MTTISLAVIPGDGIGKEVVPEGMKVLDAVLKGTGVDLVTSYYDLGAERWHRTGETLTDDDLESIKQHDAILLGSVGDPSVPSGILERGLLLRLRFALDHYVNLRPSRYYPGVPTPLADPGEIDFVVVREGTEGLYCGNGGTVRAETPQEIATEVSVNTAFGVERVVRYAFAKAAVRPARHLTLVHKHNVLVYAGDLWRRTVEAVSVDYPEVQVDYAHVDAATIYMVTDPGRFDVIVTDNLFGDILTDEAGAVTGGIGLAASGNINPTGDFPSMFEPVHGSAPDIAGQGIADPTATVLAVALMLDHLGHQKAAQRVEAAVEQDMRTRVGTVSRSTSDIGDAIAEAVGR, via the coding sequence ATGACGACGATCAGCCTGGCAGTTATTCCTGGTGACGGCATCGGCAAGGAGGTCGTCCCTGAGGGCATGAAGGTTCTGGACGCCGTCCTCAAAGGTACAGGTGTGGACCTGGTGACCTCGTACTACGACCTAGGCGCCGAGCGCTGGCACCGTACCGGTGAGACGCTCACGGACGACGACCTGGAGTCCATCAAGCAGCATGACGCGATCCTCCTTGGTTCTGTGGGGGACCCGTCTGTGCCTTCGGGGATTCTGGAGCGCGGGCTGCTGCTGCGCCTGCGATTTGCCTTGGACCACTACGTCAACCTGCGTCCGTCCCGGTACTACCCGGGTGTTCCGACACCGCTGGCTGATCCTGGTGAGATCGACTTTGTCGTGGTCAGGGAGGGAACAGAAGGACTGTACTGCGGTAATGGTGGGACAGTCCGTGCGGAAACCCCTCAGGAGATTGCGACAGAGGTGAGTGTCAACACGGCCTTCGGGGTGGAGCGTGTGGTGCGGTACGCCTTCGCCAAGGCCGCGGTCCGGCCTGCGCGGCATCTGACCCTGGTCCACAAGCACAACGTCCTCGTCTATGCTGGCGACCTGTGGCGTCGCACCGTAGAGGCGGTCTCTGTGGACTATCCTGAGGTCCAGGTTGACTATGCTCACGTGGACGCTGCCACAATTTACATGGTCACCGACCCGGGACGTTTTGACGTCATCGTCACCGACAACCTGTTCGGGGACATCCTCACCGACGAGGCAGGTGCGGTTACTGGCGGCATCGGGCTGGCGGCATCGGGCAACATCAACCCGACAGGCGACTTCCCGTCAATGTTTGAGCCGGTGCACGGGTCTGCTCCGGACATTGCAGGACAGGGGATCGCGGATCCCACTGCTACAGTCTTGGCTGTAGCACTCATGCTGGACCACCTCGGTCACCAGAAGGCGGCGCAACGGGTGGAGGCTGCTGTCGAGCAGGATATGAGGACGCGTGTCGGCACTGTGAGCCGCTCCACCAGCGATATTGGTGACGCTATCGCTGAGGCGGTAGGTCGCTAG
- a CDS encoding polysaccharide biosynthesis tyrosine autokinase: protein MELWDLLALARRRIGTVLLLPVLGVLVAAGLLYLTPTTYTASSSAYVSVAVSDEDTMTTRYSDAADLAEKKATAVVPIFTSTRLAQAVINDLGLDETPEQLASNITATNVTGTVTINVTVTASSREDALQIADAVITHSAEEIRGLEGEVSPVTVVPLASAELSGVSVSPSPGRYIGLGAVGGLLVGFLLVFGASVMDNRLQSIGEASRAAESPALGALPVKLTRDTDRLLARIRELVLYTGSGRLPARTVLVASAAGDCGAWKVALELARATALAGQPTVLVDARMRSTETGRPLTEPGLSEVLQGKSRLSDAVAGSEVPGLLVMKAGAAASDPTALLASPRMEEALSVLSRDRCVIVAGPALYPGAEGLLVSRLVDRIVVVARFKQTTTDQLEHATEALRRESHEISGVVLNDVPSSFLSRVRYGEFNEAA, encoded by the coding sequence ATGGAACTCTGGGATCTTCTCGCGCTGGCACGGCGACGCATCGGCACAGTCCTCCTGCTGCCCGTGCTAGGCGTCCTCGTGGCAGCCGGGCTCCTCTACCTCACGCCCACCACCTACACCGCCAGCTCAAGCGCCTACGTGTCCGTCGCCGTCAGTGACGAGGACACCATGACGACGAGGTACTCCGACGCAGCCGACCTCGCGGAGAAGAAGGCAACCGCTGTCGTCCCGATCTTCACCTCGACACGGCTGGCCCAGGCAGTCATCAACGACCTGGGTCTCGACGAGACACCGGAGCAGCTGGCCTCCAACATCACGGCCACCAACGTCACCGGTACGGTAACAATCAACGTGACGGTGACAGCCTCCTCCCGGGAGGACGCCCTGCAGATCGCCGACGCCGTGATTACTCACTCAGCGGAGGAGATCAGGGGGCTGGAGGGCGAGGTGTCACCCGTGACAGTCGTCCCCCTGGCGTCGGCGGAGCTCTCGGGCGTGTCCGTCAGCCCCTCACCGGGGCGCTACATCGGCCTCGGAGCCGTCGGGGGCCTTCTGGTGGGCTTCCTCCTCGTGTTCGGGGCCTCGGTCATGGACAACCGCCTTCAGAGCATCGGAGAGGCTTCACGCGCTGCTGAGTCTCCTGCACTAGGTGCCCTTCCTGTCAAGCTGACACGGGACACGGACCGCCTGCTGGCCAGGATCCGAGAGCTGGTGCTCTACACAGGCTCGGGACGCCTGCCTGCTCGCACGGTGCTAGTAGCCTCGGCTGCCGGAGACTGCGGTGCCTGGAAAGTTGCCCTGGAGCTGGCACGAGCCACGGCGCTGGCCGGCCAGCCCACCGTCCTGGTCGATGCCAGGATGCGCAGCACAGAGACGGGACGCCCCCTGACAGAACCGGGCCTGTCGGAGGTGCTCCAGGGCAAGAGCCGCCTGAGTGACGCCGTAGCAGGCTCCGAGGTGCCAGGTCTTCTGGTGATGAAGGCTGGAGCCGCCGCCTCGGACCCGACAGCACTGCTGGCATCCCCTCGTATGGAGGAGGCCTTGTCGGTGCTGTCCCGGGACCGCTGCGTCATTGTCGCCGGACCCGCCCTCTACCCAGGTGCCGAGGGCCTTCTCGTCTCCCGGCTGGTCGACCGCATCGTCGTCGTCGCCCGCTTCAAGCAGACCACGACCGACCAGCTGGAGCACGCCACCGAGGCCCTGCGACGCGAGAGCCACGAGATAAGCGGGGTCGTGCTCAACGACGTGCCCTCGTCGTTCCTGTCGCGGGTACGGTACGGAGAGTTCAACGAGGCGGCATGA